The sequence GCCTATGCGGAGCGGCTGTCGACGATGGGCGACAACGAGAGCCCGCAGGCGCCGGGCTGCACCACGCATTTCTCCATCGTCGACCGGCACGGCAACATGGTCGCGATGACCCAGACGCTGCTGTCGATCTTCGGCGCGCGCGTGGTCTCGCCCTCGACCGGGCTTCTGCTCAACAACGGCATCATGTGGTTCGACCCCGAGCCCGGGCGGCCGAACGCGCTGGCGCCCGGCCGACGCTGCCTGATGAACGTCTGCCCGGTGATCGGCGAGATCGGCGAGACCCGCTTCGCCATCGGCGCCTCGGGCGGCCGCAAGATCCTGCCCGCCGTGGCGCAGCTCGCGCTCTTCATGGTCGAGGAGGGCCTCGACCTCGACGCCGCCTTCCACGCGCCGCGCTTCGATTTCAGCGGCGGTCCGCCGGTCGTCGCCGACGAGGCGATGCCGGAGGCGACGCTCGCGAGCCTGCGGGCGCGCTTTCCCGTACAGACGACGAAGCGGACGCCCTATCCCTTCGCGTTCGCCTGCCCGGCCGGCGTGTCGCGCACCCGCGACGTCAATGCCGGCGCCACCGAGCCCCTGTCGCCCTGGGGCGACGCCGTCGCCGAACGAGACCGAGAGGACCATCCCACATGACCACGCGCGAGACCGCCCTCGCCGGCATTCGCGACTACTTCGAGACCGGCGCCTTTCTCGACGAGCTCGCGCGGCTGGTCGCCTATGAGACGGAGAGCCAGGTTCCGGATCGCAAGCCCGAGCTGATGCGCTATCTCGTGGAGCAGATGGAGCCGCTCCTGAAGGCGCTGGGCTGCGAGACGCGGATCGTCGCCAATACCGACCCCCGCGGCGGGCCGTTCCTGGTGGGCGTGCGCATCGAGGATCCCGGCTACGAGACCGTCCTGACCTACGGGCATGGCGACGTCATCCGCGCGCAGGCCGACCAGTGGCGCGAGGGCCTCGCGCCGTTCCGCCTCGTCGTCGAGGGCGACCGCGCCTACGGCCGCGGCACGGCGGACAACAAGAGCCAGCACCTGATCAATCTCGCCGCGCTCCGCGAGATCCTGAAGGCGCGCGGGCGTCTCGGCTTCAACCTCAAGGTCGTCATCGAGATGTCGGAGGAGACCGGCTCGGCCGGGCTCGCGCAGTTCTTCGCCGACCAGAAGGACCTCCTGCGGGCGGACGTGCTGATCGCCTCCGACGGGCCGCGGATCCAGCCGGACATGCCCACGCTTTTCATGGGCAGCCGCGGCGGCGTGAACTTCGATCTCTCCGTCCACTACCGGGACGGCGCGCACCATTCCGGCAATTGGGGCGGCCTCATCAAGGACCCGGCGACCCGCCTCGCCCACGCCATCGCCTGCATCGTCGACGCGCGGGGCCAGATCCGCATTCCGGAATGGCGCCCCGACAGCCTGACGCCGAAGATCCGCGAGGCGATCGCGCGCTGCCCGCTCGGCGAGCGCGATCCGCCGATCGACGCGGATTGGGGCGAGGAGGGGCTGACGCCGGCCGAGCGCGTCTTCGGCTGGAATTCCTTCGCCGTCCTCGCCATGAAGAGCGGCGTCCCGGAGGCGCCGGTCAACGCGATCTCGGGGCACGCGCGCGCCACCTGCCAGCTGCGCTACGTGGTGGGCACGGACCCGGACGACATCCTGCCGGCGCTCCGGCGCCATCTCGACGCCAACGGGTTCGCCGACGTCGAGATCACCCCCGCCGACCGGGTCTTCTTCAAGGCGACCCGGCTCGACCCGGATCACCCCTGGGTCGCGCGCGTGGCCGCGTCGATCGCCGAGACCACGGGGCGGCCGCCCGTGATCCAGCCGAACCTGGCCGGCTCGCTCCCCAACGACAGCTTCACCGAGGTTCTCGGCCTGCCCACCGTCTGGGTGCCGCACTCCTATCCGGGATGCTCGCAGCATGCGCCGAACGAGCACGTGGTGCTGGAGACCTGCCGCTCGGCGCTCGACCTGATGACCGGGCTGTTCTGGGACATCGGCGAACGCGGCCCTTGACGCCGCGCCCGCGCGGCGAGCCGAGCTCGACGCGCGGGCGGCTTGCGCCTCAGGCGGCCTCGTGTCGTCGCCGTCATCGCCCGCGAGGGAAATCGACGGGGGCCGCGCTGCCATGCTACCGCGATCGCACCGCGGCATACCGGAGCTCGCCATGCCCTACCTCGTCCCCGATCGATCGATGCGCGCGCCGGGCGCCCGCCTCAGGGAGCGCCTCGCCCAGAACAGGATTCTCGTCATGCCCGGCGCGCACGACGGGCTCGCGGCGCTGCAGGCGAAGCGGGCCGGCTTCGAGGCGCTCTACCTGTCGGGCGCGGCCATGACGGCCTCCATGGGCATTCCCGATCTCGGCATGATCACGCTGGACGAGGTCGCCTTCTTCACGCGCACGATCGTGCGCGCCGCGGACCTGCCGGTCCTGGTCGACATCGACACCGGCTTCGGCGAGGCGCTCAACGTCATGCACGCGGCGCGCACGCTGGAGGATGCCGGCGCCGCGGCGGTGCAGATCGAGGACCAGATCCTGCCGAAGAAATGCGGCCACCTCAACGACAAGCGCCTCGCCGATCCGCGCGACGCCGCCGCCAAGATCGCCGCCGCGGCCCGCGCCCGGCGCGACCTCGTGATCGTCGCGCGCACCGACGCCGCCGCGAGCGAAGGGCTGGACGGCGCCGTGGCCCGCGCGCGGCTCTACGTCGAGGCCGGCGCCGACGCGATTTTCCCCGAGGCGCTGACGAGCGCGGACATGCTCGCCGCCTTCGCCCGCGCGATGCCCGGCACGCCGCTCCTCGCCAACATGACCGAGTTCGGCCGCACGCCGGCGCTGACGGCGGCCGAGCTGGAGGCGATGGGCTACCGCATGGCGATCTGGCCGGTCTCCTCGCTGCGCATGGCGGCCAAGGCGCAGGCGCGGCTCTACGCGGCTCTCGCCGCGGAGGGCACGACGCGGGGGCTCCTGGACGAGATGCTCACCCGCGCGGAGCTCTACGAGCTGATCGACCTCGCCGCCTACGAGGCGCTGGACGCCTCGATCGTGGCGAGCGTGCTGCCCGAGGAGGGACGCTGACCGGCTCACGGCGCGCCCGGCTCACGGCGCCCTCTCCCCCGGCTCGTACCCGATCAGCGCGCTCCACTCCGCCAGGAACCGCGGCTTCTTCTGCCCGTCGAGATAGGCGAGCAGCGACGGGGTGAGCCGGATCGGGCGCATCGGCCCGGCGAGACGGGCCTCGAGCCCCGTGCGCGAGCGCGGGCCGCGGATCGCCGGATGCACGACGAACATCCGGCTCTCCTCGGCGAGCACCGCCTGGCCCTCGACGGAGATCAGGAAGTCGAGGAAGCGGGCGGCGTCCTGCGGGTTCGGCGCGTGGGCGGAGACCAGCGCCGTGCGCGAGACGGCGAGGGTGACGTCCTCGGGCAGCACGATCGCGAGCTCGGCGCCGCGCTCGATCGCCTCCTGCGCGTAGGAGCCGAGCAGATTGTAGCCGATCGCCCAACGCCCCGCAGCGAGGCCTTCGAGCATGATCGAGGTGCAGCAGACGAGGTCCGCGTCGATGCGCCCGAAGCTCGCGACGAGGTTGGCGAACGTGCCGGCCTGCGCGGCGTCCTGCGAGGCCATCAGGTAGCCCACGCCGCTGTCGACGATGTCGTAGGTGACGACGGCCTCGCGAAAGCGCTCCGGCTCGTCGCGCAGGAGCCGCACCAGGTCGAAGCGCGTGCGCGGAGCCTCCGCCGGCGCGAGGAGGCGGGGATTGTAGACGATCACCGCCGGCTCGTAGGTGAAGGCGAAGACCTCGTCGCGCCAGCGCGCCCAGTCCGGAAGGCCGGCCGCGATCGGGCCGACATGGCGCGCGGCGAGCCCGTCGTTGGCGAGCTTCAGCTGCAGGTCCATGGCGGAGGAGACGATCACGTCCGCCGCCGGGGCCGATCCCTCGGCGGCCGCGAGGGCGGCCTCGTAGAGATCGTTGGTGTTCATGTCGACGAAGGTGATCGCGACCGCCGGATGGCGCTCCTGGAAGGCGCGCACCACCGGGCGCATGGCGTCGAGATCGGTGGCGGAATGGATGCGCAGCGCGCGGGCCGGCGCCGCGCGGGCCGGAAACTCCTCGACGATGGTCTGGGCGCCGAGCGGCTCCGGCGCGACGGCCGCGAGCCCGGCGAGACAGGCGGCGAGGGCGAGGGTCGCCGCCCGCCGCGGATTTCCCGGACGCCGCGCCGCGCCGGGCGCCGCCGGCAGGCGGACGACGGCGGCGAGCCCGCCGGCCGCGCCGTCCTCCAGCGCCAGCGCGCCGCCATGGGCGCGGGCGACGCGGTCGACGATGGCGAGGCCGAGCCCGCCGCCGCCCGGGCGGTTGAAGCGCTCCAGGACCTGCGCGCGGCGGGCGAACGGGATGCCCGGCCCGTCGTCCTCGACCCGGATCAGCCGCGCCCCGTCCGCGGCGGTCTCGACGGCGACGCGGATGCGCACCGGCCTTCCGGGACGCGCCGCGTGCTCGAGCGCGTTGACCACGAGGTTGCGCAGAGCCTCGCGCAGGAGGACGGCGTCCCCGAGCACGGGCACGGGCGCCTCGGTGCCGTCGAACACGATGTCGGCTCCGCGGGCGAGGACGAGCGGGGAGATCTCGCGCAACGCGTCCGGGACGAGGCGGGCGAGGTCGCAGAGCTCGAGCGCCAGGAGCTGGGACCGGTTCGAGACGAAGGCGTGGGCGAGGAGCTGATCGACGCGCGCGCTCGCCCCGTCGACCTGGGCCTCGAGCGCGGCGAGGGCCTCGAGCGTCTCCGCGCCGCCGGCCCGCTCGCGCTGGAGGGCGATCTCCGCCTTCATCGTGGCGAGGGGCGTGCGCATCTGGTGCGCGGCGTCCGAGATGAAGGCGCGCATGGCGTCGAGCTGGCCGGCGAATCGGCCGACGAAGGTGTTGAAGCCGGCGACGAGGCGGGCGATCTCGCCCGGCACCTCGCCGGACAGCGGGCGCAGATCGGTGGCGCCGCGCGCGGCGAGATCGCGCTCGAGCCGCCTGAGCGGCCGCAGGGCCGCGATCACGCTCGCACCGGCGAGGACGAGCGCGACCATCGCGAAGCCCACGAGGGGCAGGATCGCGCCGAGCGCCACGTCCCGGGCCAGCGCCTCGCGCGCGCCGCGGGTCTGCCCGACGGAGACGCGCGCCCAGCCCTGCAGGCCCGGGTCGGCGATGAGGCGGCCGACCGTGGCGATGCGCACGGTCTCCCCGCGGTAGATCCTGTCCCCGAAGGCGGCTGCGGCGGAGAGGCCCTCCTCGGCGATGGCGGGCAGGTCGGCGTAGCCGGTCACGAGCGCGCCGTCGGGCGCGACGACCTGGTAGAACACCCGGTCGTCGCGGGCGAGCGCCAGCATGTCGAAGGCGGCGAGCGGCACGTCGACCACGACCCGGCCCTCGACGAAGGCGATCGTCTCCGCGATGGAGAGCGCCGCGCCGGCGAGCACCTGGTCGTAGGCCGCATCGGCGGCGCGCCGGCCCCAGCTCGCGGCGCCGACGCCCAGCGCCACGGCGCTCGCGGCGAAGACGAGCGCGAGCCCGATCACCAGCCGGCGGACGAGGGAGCCGCGCGCCTCGATCACGACGCGTCCTCCTGGACGGTGTAGCCGAGGCCGCGCAGGGTGCGGATCGTGATCCCCGAGCCTTCCAGACGCTTGCGCAGGCGCGCCACGTAGACCTCGATGGCGTTGGGGCCGGCGGCGTCGTCGAAGCCGTAGAGCTTGCCGGCGATCTCCTCCTTGGAGAGCACGCGCCCCTGCGCCGTGAGCAGCACGTCGAGCAGCCGGAACTCGCGGTTCGGCAGCTCGATGCCCACCCCCGCGACGCTGACGCTCTTGCGCACCCGGTCGAGCACGAGCGCGCCGGCGCGCAGCACGTCGTGGGCCTCGCCGCGGGCGCGGCGCAGCAGCGCCCGGCAGCGCGCCGCGAGCTCGTCCGCCTCGAAGGGCTTGATCAGGTAGTCGTCCGCGCCGCGGTCCAGCGCCGAGACGCGCGCCTCGACGGCGGTTCGGGCGGTGAGGACGAGGATCGGCGTCGCCGTGCCGCGCGCCCGCCAGCGGACGATGAGCGCGGTCCCGTCGACGTCGGGCAGGCCGAGGTCGAGGATGACGAGGTCGAACGCCTGCAGCGCGAGCGCCTCGTCGGCGGCCTGGCCGGTCTCGACGATGTCGACCGCGAAGCCGTCGCGGTGCAGCGGCGCGGCCGCCGCCTCGGCGATCTTGCGTGCGTCCTCGACGATCAGGATGCGCATCGCCCGTCGGCGCTCCCTCGACGCTGCCCCTCACCCGTCATCGGCCACGGGGACCGATGACAGGTGAATGACAGCTTCGTGGGATATTGTCACCATGGAGCGTGGCCATCGGGGCGGAACGCCAGCCGCCCGGGACGGACGGCGCGCTCGAACGAGAACGCGCGCGAGACGCGCGCCGAACCGGAGGAAACCCGATGAAGAGCCTGACGACGGCGCTCTGCGCGCTCGTCCTCGCCGGCTTCGCCATGCCGGCCGCCGCTTTCGAGCCCGAGCGCCCCGAATGCATCGCCCCCGCCAATCCCGGCGGCGGCTTCGACCTCACCTGCCGCGTCGCGCAGCGCGCGCTGGAGCCCGCCCTGCCCTCGCCCATGGAGGTCACCTTCATGCCCGGCGGCATCGGCGCGGTCGCCTACGCCCACATGAACTCCAACCGCATCGACGACCCCAACGTCATCGTCGCGCTCTCCTCGGGCTCGGCGCTCAACATCGCCCAGGGCAAGTTCGGCGCGGACTTCGACGAGAACGACGCCCGCTGGCTCGCCTCTGCGGGCGCCGATTTCGGCGCGGTCATCGTGCGCGAGGACAGCCCCTACCAGACGCTCGGCGAGCTGATGGACGCGGCGAAGGCCGACCCGTCGGGCATCGTGCTGGGCGCCGGCGGCTCGATCGGCAGCCAGGACTGGATGAAGGCCGCGCTCCTGATGCGCACCATCGGCGTCGACCCGCGCAACCTGCGCTACGTCGCCTACGAGGGCGGCGGCGCCTCCAAGGCAGCCCTCCTCGGCGGCCAGATCGACGTCTATACCGGCGACGTCTCGGAGATGGCGGGCGAGCTCGGCGCCGGCACGATGCGCATCCTCGCCGTGCTCGCCGAGGAGCGCCTGCCGGAGCCCTTCGCGGACTTCCCGACGGCGCGCGAGGAGGGCTACGACGTCGTCTGGACGATCTTCCGCGGCTACTACATGGGCCAGGAGGTCTCCGACGAGGCCTACGACTGGTGGGTCGCCCGCTTCGAGGAGCTCTACGGCGACCCGCGCTTCGCCGAGATCCGCGCCGAGCAGGGCCTGTTCGAGTTCAACATGGCCGGCGCGGAGTTCGACGCCTACGTGAAGAGCCAGGTCTCCGCCTTCCGCGACCTCGCCCGGGAAGCCGGCCTCATCCAATGAGCGCCACCACGCTCTGGGACCGCGCCTTCGGCGCGGTCCTCACGGGCGTCGCGGGCCTCTACGCCCTCGACGCCCGGACCATCCGGGTCCCGTTCCAGTACGAGCCGCTGGGCCCGACCGCTTTCCCCTTGCTGCTCGCCGCCGTGCTGGCGACGACGGGCGCGCTGCTCGTCGCGCGGCCCGACCGCGTGCGCTGGTTCGCCAGCCGCGACCAGG comes from Salinarimonas sp. and encodes:
- a CDS encoding extracellular solute-binding protein gives rise to the protein MIEARGSLVRRLVIGLALVFAASAVALGVGAASWGRRAADAAYDQVLAGAALSIAETIAFVEGRVVVDVPLAAFDMLALARDDRVFYQVVAPDGALVTGYADLPAIAEEGLSAAAAFGDRIYRGETVRIATVGRLIADPGLQGWARVSVGQTRGAREALARDVALGAILPLVGFAMVALVLAGASVIAALRPLRRLERDLAARGATDLRPLSGEVPGEIARLVAGFNTFVGRFAGQLDAMRAFISDAAHQMRTPLATMKAEIALQRERAGGAETLEALAALEAQVDGASARVDQLLAHAFVSNRSQLLALELCDLARLVPDALREISPLVLARGADIVFDGTEAPVPVLGDAVLLREALRNLVVNALEHAARPGRPVRIRVAVETAADGARLIRVEDDGPGIPFARRAQVLERFNRPGGGGLGLAIVDRVARAHGGALALEDGAAGGLAAVVRLPAAPGAARRPGNPRRAATLALAACLAGLAAVAPEPLGAQTIVEEFPARAAPARALRIHSATDLDAMRPVVRAFQERHPAVAITFVDMNTNDLYEAALAAAEGSAPAADVIVSSAMDLQLKLANDGLAARHVGPIAAGLPDWARWRDEVFAFTYEPAVIVYNPRLLAPAEAPRTRFDLVRLLRDEPERFREAVVTYDIVDSGVGYLMASQDAAQAGTFANLVASFGRIDADLVCCTSIMLEGLAAGRWAIGYNLLGSYAQEAIERGAELAIVLPEDVTLAVSRTALVSAHAPNPQDAARFLDFLISVEGQAVLAEESRMFVVHPAIRGPRSRTGLEARLAGPMRPIRLTPSLLAYLDGQKKPRFLAEWSALIGYEPGERAP
- a CDS encoding tripartite tricarboxylate transporter substrate-binding protein produces the protein MKSLTTALCALVLAGFAMPAAAFEPERPECIAPANPGGGFDLTCRVAQRALEPALPSPMEVTFMPGGIGAVAYAHMNSNRIDDPNVIVALSSGSALNIAQGKFGADFDENDARWLASAGADFGAVIVREDSPYQTLGELMDAAKADPSGIVLGAGGSIGSQDWMKAALLMRTIGVDPRNLRYVAYEGGGASKAALLGGQIDVYTGDVSEMAGELGAGTMRILAVLAEERLPEPFADFPTAREEGYDVVWTIFRGYYMGQEVSDEAYDWWVARFEELYGDPRFAEIRAEQGLFEFNMAGAEFDAYVKSQVSAFRDLAREAGLIQ
- a CDS encoding M20 family metallopeptidase, producing MTTRETALAGIRDYFETGAFLDELARLVAYETESQVPDRKPELMRYLVEQMEPLLKALGCETRIVANTDPRGGPFLVGVRIEDPGYETVLTYGHGDVIRAQADQWREGLAPFRLVVEGDRAYGRGTADNKSQHLINLAALREILKARGRLGFNLKVVIEMSEETGSAGLAQFFADQKDLLRADVLIASDGPRIQPDMPTLFMGSRGGVNFDLSVHYRDGAHHSGNWGGLIKDPATRLAHAIACIVDARGQIRIPEWRPDSLTPKIREAIARCPLGERDPPIDADWGEEGLTPAERVFGWNSFAVLAMKSGVPEAPVNAISGHARATCQLRYVVGTDPDDILPALRRHLDANGFADVEITPADRVFFKATRLDPDHPWVARVAASIAETTGRPPVIQPNLAGSLPNDSFTEVLGLPTVWVPHSYPGCSQHAPNEHVVLETCRSALDLMTGLFWDIGERGP
- a CDS encoding response regulator transcription factor, with protein sequence MRILIVEDARKIAEAAAAPLHRDGFAVDIVETGQAADEALALQAFDLVILDLGLPDVDGTALIVRWRARGTATPILVLTARTAVEARVSALDRGADDYLIKPFEADELAARCRALLRRARGEAHDVLRAGALVLDRVRKSVSVAGVGIELPNREFRLLDVLLTAQGRVLSKEEIAGKLYGFDDAAGPNAIEVYVARLRKRLEGSGITIRTLRGLGYTVQEDAS
- the prpB gene encoding methylisocitrate lyase — protein: MPYLVPDRSMRAPGARLRERLAQNRILVMPGAHDGLAALQAKRAGFEALYLSGAAMTASMGIPDLGMITLDEVAFFTRTIVRAADLPVLVDIDTGFGEALNVMHAARTLEDAGAAAVQIEDQILPKKCGHLNDKRLADPRDAAAKIAAAARARRDLVIVARTDAAASEGLDGAVARARLYVEAGADAIFPEALTSADMLAAFARAMPGTPLLANMTEFGRTPALTAAELEAMGYRMAIWPVSSLRMAAKAQARLYAALAAEGTTRGLLDEMLTRAELYELIDLAAYEALDASIVASVLPEEGR